The Sphingobium sp. JS3065 genome includes a region encoding these proteins:
- a CDS encoding electron transfer flavoprotein-ubiquinone oxidoreductase — MSERDSMPYDIVIVGGGPAGLSSAIRLKQLANDAGQELSVCVLEKGSEIGAHILSGAVVDPKALDELFPEWRDMGCPMAEVPVTDNQHWFLTKGGKMNMPHIMTPGWMHNKGTYTGSLGNLCRWLAEQAEGLGVEIFPGFAAAEILYNEDGSVKGVATGDMGIDREGNRKPDYQPGLELHAKYTFFAEGARGHLTKILKRQFALDADSEPQVYGIGMKELWDIDPAKHKPGLVIHSQGWPLTDAYGGGFLYHQANGQVALGFVVGLGYRNPHLYPFEEFQRWKQHPEIRKYLEGGRRVSYGARAINEGGWQSIPKLAFPGGALIGCSAGFVNVPRIKGTHTAMKSGMLAAKSAFAAIRAERSSDVLDDYEPTLRSSWIATELQLVKNAEPLLSKFGNTIGTVLAGIDMWMRTLKMGLPFTMKHKPDCEKLWRKDVSKKIEYPKPDGVISFDRLSSVFLSNTNHEEDQPVHLQLKDPEIPISYNLPLYDEPAQRYCPAGVYEVVGLDEGNPRFQINAQNCVHCKTCDIKDPTQNINWVVPEGGGGPNYPNM, encoded by the coding sequence ATGAGCGAACGGGATTCGATGCCCTATGACATCGTCATCGTCGGCGGCGGCCCGGCGGGACTGTCATCGGCTATCCGATTGAAGCAGCTTGCGAACGACGCAGGTCAGGAATTGTCGGTTTGCGTCCTGGAAAAGGGTTCGGAAATCGGCGCGCACATCTTGTCGGGCGCAGTGGTCGACCCGAAGGCGCTGGACGAACTGTTCCCCGAATGGCGGGACATGGGCTGCCCGATGGCGGAAGTGCCGGTGACGGACAATCAGCACTGGTTCTTGACCAAGGGCGGCAAGATGAACATGCCGCACATCATGACGCCGGGCTGGATGCACAATAAGGGCACCTATACCGGATCGCTGGGCAACCTGTGCCGCTGGCTGGCCGAGCAGGCCGAAGGGCTGGGCGTGGAAATCTTCCCCGGCTTTGCTGCGGCGGAAATCCTTTATAATGAGGACGGGTCGGTAAAGGGCGTCGCAACCGGCGACATGGGCATCGACCGCGAGGGCAATCGCAAGCCCGACTATCAGCCGGGTCTGGAACTGCACGCGAAATATACCTTCTTCGCGGAGGGTGCGCGTGGCCATCTCACCAAGATATTGAAGCGCCAGTTCGCGCTGGACGCTGACAGCGAGCCGCAGGTCTACGGTATCGGCATGAAGGAATTGTGGGACATCGATCCCGCCAAGCACAAGCCGGGCCTGGTCATCCACAGCCAGGGCTGGCCGCTGACCGACGCCTATGGCGGCGGTTTCCTCTATCATCAGGCCAATGGGCAGGTCGCCTTGGGCTTCGTCGTGGGTCTTGGCTATCGCAACCCGCACCTTTACCCGTTCGAGGAATTCCAGCGCTGGAAGCAGCATCCGGAAATCCGGAAATATCTGGAGGGCGGCCGCCGCGTCTCCTACGGCGCGCGGGCGATCAACGAGGGCGGCTGGCAGTCGATCCCGAAGCTGGCCTTCCCCGGCGGCGCGCTGATCGGCTGTTCGGCGGGCTTCGTCAACGTGCCCCGCATCAAGGGCACGCATACGGCGATGAAGTCGGGCATGCTGGCCGCTAAATCCGCCTTCGCGGCGATCCGCGCCGAGCGGTCGAGCGATGTGCTGGACGATTATGAGCCGACGCTGCGGTCGAGCTGGATCGCGACCGAGTTGCAGCTCGTGAAGAATGCCGAACCGCTCCTGAGCAAGTTCGGCAACACCATCGGCACGGTGCTGGCGGGCATCGACATGTGGATGCGCACGCTCAAGATGGGCCTGCCCTTCACGATGAAGCACAAGCCCGATTGCGAGAAGCTGTGGCGCAAGGATGTGTCGAAGAAGATCGAGTATCCCAAGCCAGACGGCGTGATCAGCTTCGACCGGCTGTCCTCGGTGTTCCTGTCGAACACCAATCATGAGGAAGACCAGCCCGTCCATTTGCAGTTGAAGGATCCGGAAATCCCGATTTCCTACAATCTGCCCCTTTATGACGAACCGGCGCAACGCTATTGTCCGGCGGGCGTCTATGAGGTGGTCGGTCTGGACGAGGGCAATCCCCGTTTCCAGATCAACGCGCAGAATTGCGTCCATTGCAAGACGTGCGACATCAAGGATCCGACCCAGAACATCAACTGGGTCGTGCCCGAAGGCGGCGGAGGACCGAATTATCCGAACATGTAG
- a CDS encoding tetratricopeptide repeat protein — translation MLMLPVAAGASVDPGSALHAYMRGRLADGDGAPGLALDSYRTALAGDPASLEVARRSYFQAVISGDMPLALRSAAVLESDGLLPRDGTLLQIADALNRKDWRGARLLVDRMVVEGNFAFLAPVTRSWISVGEGRYAPPVIDPADRFASLSRRYLDEHLALLALREGKGTPSLINRALSLRAGGLDLSRLLFAAQLAARGAKAEALALLPENEANFAQARTDIANRKMPAIHGKALTAGQGFACLLLRLASDISSDGSTGTLGIRLARIAALADPDGPAAHIVAADLLSRAGHAAYSVEEAQAVPANGWYGALAQAELVEALAAEGKRAEAIALARTLAAVPHAEPERHVRLGQLLAQDNDFEGAAAAFRAAQGPYPADAVPWALLLFEGSALEQGAHWNEARAVLERAARLAPEEPTILNYLGYAQIERRQNMDAALELLKKASALKPQDASITDSLGWAQFVTGDIDAAVPVLERAAAGAPSDATINEHLGDALWAAGRRYEARYAWRAAAVFAEGETAQRLAAKTKEGMKPEYAAR, via the coding sequence ATGCTGATGCTGCCCGTTGCGGCGGGCGCATCGGTGGACCCTGGCAGCGCATTGCATGCCTACATGCGGGGGCGTCTGGCCGATGGCGATGGCGCTCCCGGCCTTGCCCTCGACAGCTATCGGACGGCGCTGGCGGGCGACCCCGCCAGCCTGGAGGTTGCCCGGCGATCCTATTTTCAGGCGGTGATCAGCGGCGACATGCCCCTGGCGCTGCGTTCCGCCGCGGTTCTGGAAAGCGACGGCCTGCTGCCCCGCGACGGAACCCTGCTCCAGATCGCCGATGCGCTGAACCGGAAGGACTGGCGTGGCGCCCGCCTGCTTGTCGACCGGATGGTGGTGGAAGGAAATTTCGCCTTTCTGGCGCCGGTCACCCGGAGTTGGATTTCAGTGGGGGAGGGGCGATATGCGCCGCCCGTCATCGATCCCGCCGACCGTTTCGCATCGCTCTCAAGACGCTATCTGGACGAGCATCTGGCGCTTCTGGCCTTGCGCGAGGGCAAAGGCACGCCGTCCTTGATCAATCGCGCCTTGTCCTTGCGGGCGGGAGGGCTGGACCTTTCGCGGCTGCTCTTCGCCGCGCAATTGGCCGCACGCGGCGCGAAGGCGGAGGCATTGGCGCTCCTGCCCGAAAATGAGGCGAATTTCGCGCAGGCCCGGACGGATATCGCCAACAGAAAAATGCCCGCTATCCACGGCAAGGCCCTGACGGCGGGGCAGGGTTTTGCCTGCCTGCTGCTCCGTCTGGCATCGGACATTTCGTCCGACGGCAGCACGGGAACGCTGGGCATCCGCCTCGCACGCATCGCCGCCCTTGCCGATCCTGACGGTCCCGCAGCCCATATCGTCGCCGCAGACCTGCTGAGCCGCGCCGGCCATGCCGCCTATTCGGTGGAGGAGGCGCAAGCGGTGCCAGCCAATGGCTGGTATGGTGCGCTGGCGCAGGCGGAACTGGTCGAAGCGCTGGCGGCGGAAGGCAAGCGGGCGGAGGCGATCGCCCTGGCGCGCACTCTGGCGGCCGTGCCGCATGCGGAGCCGGAACGCCATGTGCGGTTGGGCCAGTTGCTGGCGCAGGATAATGATTTCGAGGGCGCAGCCGCTGCGTTCCGCGCCGCTCAGGGCCCTTATCCAGCCGATGCCGTTCCCTGGGCGCTGCTCTTGTTCGAGGGCAGTGCGCTGGAACAGGGCGCGCATTGGAATGAAGCGCGGGCGGTATTGGAGCGGGCGGCCAGATTGGCGCCGGAGGAGCCGACCATCCTCAATTATCTGGGCTATGCGCAGATCGAGCGGCGGCAGAATATGGACGCGGCGCTGGAATTGCTGAAAAAGGCGAGCGCTCTCAAGCCTCAGGATGCGTCGATCACGGATTCCCTGGGCTGGGCGCAGTTCGTGACAGGGGACATCGATGCCGCTGTGCCGGTGCTGGAGCGGGCCGCCGCCGGAGCGCCTTCCGACGCGACCATCAACGAACATCTGGGCGATGCGCTGTGGGCGGCGGGGCGTCGTTATGAGGCCCGCTATGCCTGGCGCGCAGCCGCGGTCTTTGCCGAGGGCGAGACGGCGCAACGTCTGGCCGCCAAGACCAAAGAGGGGATGAAGCCCGAATATGCCGCACGTTGA
- a CDS encoding 4-(cytidine 5'-diphospho)-2-C-methyl-D-erythritol kinase gives MPHVDAEGAATFPADAGELVETAFAKINLALHVRHKRTDGYHALESLFVFTQLGDRLSGRVRSDGSINLYVEGPFGRELDAGPDNLVMKAAHALQAHLGGSPGADLRLRKMLPVASGIGGGSADAAAALRLLTRLWNAPLSTEALERIALSLGSDVPACIGSVSQMVRGRGEVLHRQSVAGLSAMPILLVNPGVAVSTAQVFGNWDRVDRGPLAASDLEQLIAAGRNDLEAPAMAAAPVIADVLAALKACDGVRLARMSGSGATCFALFETDRQCARAAERLRDGHGGWWVAETRIRTE, from the coding sequence ATGCCGCACGTTGACGCGGAAGGGGCCGCCACATTCCCGGCGGATGCGGGCGAACTGGTCGAAACCGCCTTTGCCAAGATCAATCTGGCTCTGCATGTCCGGCACAAGCGGACGGATGGCTATCATGCGCTGGAAAGCCTGTTCGTCTTCACGCAACTGGGGGACAGGCTGTCGGGCCGGGTCCGGTCGGACGGGTCGATCAATCTTTATGTCGAGGGTCCCTTCGGCCGTGAGTTGGACGCAGGCCCCGACAATCTGGTGATGAAGGCCGCCCACGCCTTGCAAGCCCATCTGGGGGGAAGTCCCGGCGCCGATCTGAGGTTGCGCAAGATGCTGCCGGTCGCATCGGGCATTGGCGGTGGCTCCGCCGACGCGGCTGCCGCGCTGCGGCTGCTCACCCGGCTCTGGAACGCGCCCCTGTCCACCGAGGCGCTCGAACGGATCGCGCTGTCGCTCGGTTCGGACGTTCCGGCCTGCATCGGCAGCGTCTCGCAAATGGTGCGGGGGCGGGGGGAAGTGCTGCACCGGCAGTCGGTCGCCGGGCTGTCCGCCATGCCGATCCTGCTGGTCAATCCCGGCGTCGCGGTTTCGACGGCGCAGGTTTTCGGCAATTGGGACCGGGTGGATCGCGGCCCCCTGGCGGCGAGTGACCTGGAACAGTTGATCGCCGCCGGACGCAACGATCTGGAGGCCCCGGCCATGGCGGCAGCGCCGGTCATTGCGGACGTGCTGGCTGCGCTGAAGGCATGTGACGGCGTGCGCCTTGCCCGCATGTCGGGATCGGGCGCGACCTGCTTCGCGCTGTTCGAGACGGATCGCCAGTGCGCCCGGGCGGCGGAAAGGCTGCGCGACGGCCATGGCGGATGGTGGGTCGCCGAAACGAGGATCAGGACGGAATGA
- a CDS encoding N-formylglutamate amidohydrolase, with product MSEAFTEVDGGDLNILIIADHASAHVPADIDLGVDAALLNDHIAVDIGVAEVSALLAEELRCKAVLGGVSRLVIDLNREDDAPGLLPVMSDGHVIPGNRHADLNDRMMRFHHPYHHKVARLLDAMPSPFILSVHSFTPRLASDPGQKRPWDIGVLYNQDDRAARIAIPLLEAAGLKVGDQLPYSGKVLNATMNRHAEGNGIPYLGIEMRQDLVGDATGQTRFAAILAPIVLECRNRLA from the coding sequence ATGAGCGAGGCATTTACGGAAGTCGACGGCGGCGATCTCAACATATTGATCATCGCGGACCATGCCTCCGCCCATGTCCCGGCCGATATCGATCTGGGCGTCGACGCCGCCTTGCTGAACGATCATATCGCCGTCGACATCGGCGTGGCGGAGGTCAGCGCCCTGCTGGCCGAAGAATTGCGCTGCAAGGCCGTATTGGGCGGCGTTTCCCGCCTGGTGATCGACCTCAACCGGGAGGATGACGCGCCGGGGCTGCTGCCGGTGATGAGCGACGGCCATGTCATTCCGGGCAACCGCCACGCCGACCTGAACGATCGGATGATGCGGTTCCACCACCCCTATCATCATAAAGTGGCCAGGCTGCTGGACGCCATGCCCTCTCCGTTCATCCTGTCCGTCCACAGCTTCACGCCCCGGCTGGCCAGCGATCCCGGTCAGAAGCGTCCCTGGGATATCGGCGTCCTTTACAATCAGGACGACCGGGCGGCCCGCATCGCCATTCCCCTGCTCGAGGCGGCGGGGCTCAAGGTCGGGGACCAGTTGCCCTATTCCGGCAAGGTTCTGAACGCCACGATGAACCGCCATGCGGAGGGCAACGGCATCCCCTATCTCGGCATAGAGATGCGGCAGGATCTGGTGGGCGATGCCACGGGGCAAACGCGATTTGCCGCCATATTGGCCCCCATCGTCCTGGAATGCCGCAATCGGCTTGCCTGA
- a CDS encoding NAD(P)H-hydrate dehydratase codes for MQSQAILTAAQMREAEQAVIAAGVPEYALMERAGAAAAEIIWRAGGKRDLLVLCGPGNNGGDGFVVARLLRARGVPVRVAALSESRTDSSLKARAAWGGPVEALADTAPATQIVDALFGTGLTRGLDAELATRLCWLTERASFSYAVDLPSGVQTDSGELLSDVPLSGVCIALGAFKPAHMLQPAAGCWQRLVCADIGIDMSGAKMHRLPVPQLYPPGPFAHKYSRGLVAVVGGEMAGAGLLASQAAARAGAGMVRHIARVAVHGGLGAIVTQNGDSAADVAGSLNDPRIRAVLVGPGLGREGDAPDRLKAALSAGHPLVLDADALVLLADEGLGAIPPGSILTPHEGEFVRFFGDLPGSKIDRALEAAKQSQAVLIYKGSDSVIAAPDGRAILSSANSPWLSTAGTGDVLAGLVAARLAVTGDGFQAACEALWLHGEAARRAGAAFIADDLLAELPAAIASRL; via the coding sequence ATGCAGAGCCAGGCCATCCTAACGGCGGCGCAGATGCGGGAGGCGGAACAGGCGGTCATCGCCGCCGGGGTTCCGGAATATGCGTTGATGGAGCGCGCTGGCGCCGCCGCTGCCGAGATCATATGGCGCGCTGGCGGGAAACGCGATCTGCTGGTCCTGTGCGGCCCTGGCAATAATGGCGGCGACGGTTTCGTGGTGGCGCGGCTGCTGCGGGCGCGGGGTGTGCCGGTCAGGGTCGCGGCTCTGAGCGAAAGCCGCACGGACTCCAGCCTCAAGGCGCGTGCCGCCTGGGGCGGACCCGTGGAAGCGTTGGCCGACACCGCACCGGCCACGCAGATCGTCGATGCGCTGTTCGGCACGGGATTGACGCGGGGTCTGGATGCGGAGTTGGCGACGCGATTGTGCTGGCTCACGGAAAGGGCCAGTTTCAGCTATGCCGTGGATCTGCCGAGCGGCGTGCAGACGGATAGCGGCGAGTTGCTCTCCGATGTGCCGCTGTCGGGGGTGTGCATCGCCCTGGGCGCGTTCAAGCCAGCTCATATGCTGCAACCGGCCGCAGGGTGCTGGCAGAGGCTGGTCTGCGCCGATATCGGCATCGATATGTCGGGCGCGAAGATGCATCGGCTGCCTGTGCCGCAATTGTATCCGCCTGGCCCTTTCGCCCACAAATATAGCCGGGGGCTGGTCGCGGTGGTCGGCGGGGAAATGGCGGGTGCGGGCCTGCTCGCCAGCCAGGCAGCCGCCCGCGCCGGAGCGGGCATGGTGCGGCACATCGCCCGGGTTGCGGTTCATGGAGGACTGGGGGCCATTGTCACGCAGAATGGCGATAGTGCCGCAGATGTTGCCGGATCGCTGAACGATCCCCGCATCAGGGCAGTTCTGGTCGGACCGGGACTGGGGCGCGAGGGGGATGCTCCGGATCGGTTGAAGGCGGCGTTGAGCGCCGGACATCCGCTCGTCCTCGACGCCGATGCTTTGGTCCTGCTGGCGGATGAAGGGTTGGGCGCCATTCCGCCGGGTTCGATTCTGACGCCTCATGAGGGCGAATTCGTCCGGTTTTTCGGAGATTTGCCCGGAAGCAAGATCGACCGGGCGCTGGAGGCGGCGAAGCAATCCCAGGCAGTCCTGATCTATAAGGGAAGCGACAGCGTGATCGCCGCGCCTGACGGCCGCGCGATTTTGTCCTCGGCCAATTCTCCCTGGCTTTCCACGGCGGGGACAGGTGATGTCCTGGCGGGATTGGTCGCCGCCCGGCTGGCGGTCACGGGCGATGGATTCCAGGCGGCCTGCGAAGCGTTATGGCTGCATGGCGAAGCGGCGCGGCGTGCTGGCGCGGCTTTTATCGCGGACGATTTGCTTGCGGAGCTGCCAGCGGCTATCGCCTCCCGCCTGTGA
- a CDS encoding class I SAM-dependent RNA methyltransferase — protein sequence MTDPDTDIIIRIAAKGDGVTANGRHVPLTAPGDRIAADGGILPGPHHVDPPCVHFPTCGGCELQHIDDASYADFVTARVTGALAGQGVEPGTLLPPHISPRKARRRASLRASRQGRKVVIGFAESGSHMLVDLTMCEILDPTLFALLAPLRALCGVILPDKRAVHVRMSLTDQGVDLLLEGFRIDGLAADEALLAFAREQVLARLTIDEGDGPQTRWEPEPVTVSFGGVPVAFPPFAFLQATPDGEAALVGEARQAMPAEGAIADLFCGLGTFALAVGSKQPVYAAEAARDLVLSLKSAANRTGRRMVVDHRDLFRRPLTPAEIDRFAGIVIDPPRAGAREQVMQLAASNVPVIAYVSCNPASFARDAAHLIGGGYRLESVRPVGQFRWSTHVELVGIFRRGQG from the coding sequence GTGACCGATCCAGACACCGACATCATCATCCGCATCGCCGCCAAGGGCGATGGCGTGACCGCCAATGGCCGTCATGTTCCTTTGACAGCGCCGGGCGACCGGATCGCGGCGGACGGCGGCATTTTGCCGGGGCCGCATCATGTCGATCCGCCTTGCGTCCATTTTCCGACCTGCGGCGGATGCGAACTTCAGCATATCGACGATGCCAGCTATGCGGATTTCGTGACAGCGCGCGTCACCGGAGCCCTGGCGGGGCAGGGTGTGGAGCCGGGCACGCTCCTGCCGCCGCATATCTCGCCGCGAAAGGCGCGCCGCCGCGCTTCCCTGAGAGCCAGCAGGCAGGGGCGGAAGGTCGTCATCGGTTTTGCGGAATCCGGCAGCCATATGCTGGTCGACCTGACGATGTGTGAAATTCTCGACCCGACGCTGTTCGCTTTGCTGGCGCCGCTCAGGGCATTGTGCGGCGTCATCCTGCCCGACAAGCGCGCCGTGCATGTCCGCATGTCGTTGACCGACCAGGGCGTGGACCTGCTGCTGGAAGGATTTCGGATCGACGGACTCGCCGCCGATGAAGCGTTGCTGGCCTTTGCGCGAGAACAGGTGTTGGCCCGGCTGACCATCGATGAAGGTGACGGGCCGCAGACCCGGTGGGAGCCGGAACCCGTCACCGTCAGCTTCGGCGGCGTGCCGGTCGCTTTCCCGCCCTTCGCCTTTCTCCAGGCGACTCCGGACGGCGAAGCAGCGTTGGTTGGCGAAGCGCGACAGGCCATGCCTGCCGAGGGCGCCATCGCCGATCTTTTCTGCGGACTGGGCACTTTCGCGCTAGCCGTGGGATCGAAACAGCCGGTCTATGCGGCGGAGGCGGCGCGCGATCTTGTCCTCTCCCTGAAATCGGCGGCGAACCGCACGGGGCGGCGGATGGTCGTGGATCATCGGGATCTGTTCAGACGCCCTCTGACGCCTGCGGAGATCGATCGCTTCGCCGGCATCGTCATCGATCCGCCACGTGCTGGCGCCAGGGAGCAGGTGATGCAACTTGCAGCGTCGAACGTGCCGGTCATCGCCTATGTCTCCTGCAATCCAGCTAGTTTCGCGCGCGATGCCGCCCATCTGATCGGAGGAGGCTATCGGCTGGAAAGCGTGCGGCCGGTGGGGCAGTTCCGCTGGTCGACCCATGTCGAGCTGGTCGGAATTTTCCGGCGCGGACAAGGTTAG
- a CDS encoding type III PLP-dependent enzyme, producing the protein MHKHHSALGVATALTPAAPVTLIRPQAAARAARFFSEKFPGRSLYAVKANPSPDLIRTLFACGITHFDVASIAEVRLVAETLEGQAKLCFMHPVKAEEAIAEAYHVHGVRTFSLDSMDELAKIMRATNDAADLELCVRLRVSSEHSELSLASKFGAELGETRELLMATRQAADALGICFHVGSQAMSPQAYSDAIERVRAAIVDAAVTVDIIDVGGGFPSVYPGMEPPALEAYFDAIHRGFESLPVSYSSELWCEPGRALSAEYSSVVVRVERRRGTELYINDGAYGALFDAAHIGWRFPVALLREEESEAELTGFSFYGPTCDDMDHMVGPFMLPEDVQVGDYIEIGMLGAYGAAMRTGFNGFTSEAIIEVEDEPMASLYVDAAPVRRRATVIKLG; encoded by the coding sequence TTGCACAAGCATCATAGCGCGCTGGGGGTAGCAACCGCCCTCACACCGGCAGCACCGGTAACGCTGATTCGTCCCCAGGCCGCGGCCCGGGCCGCCCGCTTCTTTTCGGAGAAGTTTCCGGGGCGGTCGCTCTATGCGGTCAAGGCGAACCCGTCTCCCGATCTGATCCGCACTTTGTTCGCTTGCGGAATCACGCATTTCGACGTGGCGTCTATCGCGGAAGTGCGTCTGGTCGCGGAAACTCTCGAGGGTCAGGCAAAGCTCTGCTTCATGCACCCGGTCAAGGCCGAGGAAGCGATTGCGGAGGCGTACCATGTCCATGGCGTGCGCACCTTCTCGCTCGACTCGATGGACGAACTGGCCAAGATCATGCGCGCCACGAACGATGCCGCGGACCTGGAACTGTGCGTCCGCCTGCGCGTGTCGTCCGAACATTCCGAACTCAGCCTCGCGTCCAAATTCGGGGCCGAACTGGGCGAGACCCGCGAACTGCTGATGGCCACCCGCCAGGCGGCCGACGCGCTGGGCATCTGCTTCCATGTCGGCAGCCAGGCCATGTCGCCCCAGGCCTATAGCGACGCCATAGAGCGTGTCCGCGCCGCCATCGTCGACGCTGCCGTCACGGTCGACATCATCGATGTCGGCGGCGGTTTCCCGTCGGTCTATCCCGGCATGGAACCGCCCGCGCTGGAGGCCTATTTTGACGCGATCCATCGCGGCTTCGAAAGCCTTCCCGTCAGCTATTCGTCGGAATTGTGGTGCGAACCCGGCCGGGCGCTGTCGGCGGAGTACAGCTCGGTCGTCGTGCGCGTGGAGCGCCGTCGCGGCACGGAACTCTACATCAACGACGGCGCCTATGGCGCGCTGTTCGACGCGGCGCATATCGGCTGGCGCTTCCCCGTGGCCCTGCTGCGGGAGGAAGAGAGCGAGGCGGAACTGACCGGCTTCTCCTTCTACGGCCCGACCTGCGACGACATGGACCATATGGTCGGCCCCTTCATGCTGCCGGAAGACGTGCAGGTGGGCGATTATATAGAGATCGGTATGCTCGGCGCCTATGGCGCGGCGATGCGCACCGGTTTCAACGGCTTCACGTCGGAAGCGATCATTGAGGTGGAGGACGAGCCGATGGCCAGCCTCTATGTCGACGCCGCCCCGGTCCGCCGTCGCGCCACTGTCATCAAGCTGGGGTAG
- a CDS encoding carboxynorspermidine decarboxylase, with protein sequence METKAGDPAAFAHFDLHRVPSPAFVVDEAAVRRNLSVLRDIRDRAGIKVLGALKAFSMWSLGGVVAEYLDGVCASGIYEARLAHEEYRGEVATYCAAYKPEDLAEILKISDHVIFNSPGQIARLRPVIDDARLNGVNFDIGLRINPLHAEGEVPKYDPSQPHSRLGFPIDQLRPEHLDGVDGLHVHNLCEQDFLPLERTWAAIESRVMPHVGGLKWLNFGGGHHVTRADYQIDDLIAFLHRIKAQTGLELYIEPGEAMALDAGILIGEILDVIDNGMPVAITDISATCHMPDVIEAPYRPAMLHEETEGQLTRLGGPSCLAGDIIGDYRVPGGATPGRRIAFLDQAHYSMVKTNTFNGVPLPAIWLWHSETDELKEIRRFSYEDFKSRLS encoded by the coding sequence ATGGAAACCAAAGCCGGCGACCCCGCCGCCTTCGCGCATTTCGACCTGCACCGCGTCCCCTCGCCCGCCTTCGTGGTGGACGAGGCGGCGGTGCGCCGCAACCTGTCGGTCCTGCGCGACATCCGCGACCGCGCAGGCATCAAGGTGCTCGGCGCGCTCAAGGCCTTCTCCATGTGGTCCCTTGGCGGCGTGGTCGCGGAGTATCTCGACGGCGTCTGCGCCTCCGGCATCTACGAAGCGCGCCTTGCCCATGAGGAATATCGGGGCGAGGTCGCCACCTATTGCGCCGCCTACAAGCCCGAAGATCTGGCCGAAATCCTCAAGATTTCCGACCATGTGATCTTCAACAGCCCCGGCCAGATCGCCCGCCTGCGCCCTGTCATCGACGATGCCCGTTTGAACGGTGTGAACTTCGACATCGGCCTGCGCATAAACCCCCTCCATGCGGAGGGCGAAGTCCCCAAATACGACCCCTCGCAACCGCACAGCCGCCTGGGTTTCCCCATAGACCAGTTGCGCCCCGAACATCTCGACGGCGTCGACGGCCTGCACGTCCACAATCTCTGCGAACAGGATTTCCTGCCGCTGGAACGCACCTGGGCGGCGATCGAATCCCGCGTCATGCCTCATGTCGGCGGCCTCAAATGGCTCAATTTCGGCGGCGGGCACCATGTCACCCGCGCCGACTACCAGATCGACGATCTGATCGCCTTCCTCCATCGCATCAAGGCGCAAACGGGCCTCGAACTCTATATCGAACCCGGCGAGGCCATGGCCCTCGACGCCGGCATCCTGATCGGCGAAATCCTGGACGTCATCGACAACGGCATGCCCGTGGCGATCACGGACATCTCCGCCACCTGCCACATGCCCGACGTCATAGAGGCCCCCTACCGCCCCGCCATGCTGCATGAGGAAACGGAAGGCCAGCTCACCCGACTCGGCGGCCCGTCCTGCCTGGCGGGCGACATCATCGGCGACTATCGAGTCCCCGGCGGCGCGACTCCGGGACGGCGGATCGCCTTCCTGGATCAGGCGCACTATTCGATGGTAAAGACCAATACATTCAACGGCGTGCCCCTGCCCGCCATCTGGCTGTGGCACTCGGAAACCGACGAACTCAAGGAAATCCGCCGCTTTTCCTATGAGGATTTCAAGTCCCGCCTCTCCTGA